The Epinephelus lanceolatus isolate andai-2023 chromosome 13, ASM4190304v1, whole genome shotgun sequence genomic interval GTTCAAAAACGACATCAATTAGCAATGCTACCATAAATACTCACAAGAGCATCACGTGGATTAATCCACTAcacactgaaaatagtccccataAAATGCGCTGTTCACTCCTGTTGAAGTCATGTTTTTGGACagaaatgctaacatgctaagctatggtaaacatggtaaacattatccCCGCTAAATATCAGCATGTATGCATGCATACGTTGGCATTTAGCCGAAAGGCAACCCCCAGGGCTGAAAAACGAAGCCAAcaccaagtgccaaaaactgcagttcctctaatggccacttgaggctggagCAAGTCAATccctacaaacacacattaaagaccCCCACTTTACAGgagaaatgttgttgttgttgttgaaacatgtttacagccacGTACACTCGTCGaatgtttgtatgatatctCACAAAGgtgcacacacaacagtttgtatgatatcctgtGAATTAGCGCCCCGTGAATGACATTATATCATAATTAACGCAAAGTTACGTAAGTTAGGTTTATGCAAGTAAAGTTATTGTGGTTATGtttaaggaaaagaaatatggtaAGGACTTACCTTAAAATTACTCAAAGTTCattaaagccctgtttccaccaaacattttcagtatggtacctttggaacccaAAGtcacccttcagacatggtacctagaccctagcgtttccaccgcaaactgtgcccttaaatgtgggcggggttgttgtcactcacagCTCCGTCCAacacactgtatttcctcattattgGGGACACAAATTTTAGTCTACACCTCATGTATCATCCACAGAAttaggctgcacgccgacatttcaCAGAataaatagaacaggctgcagtgagagtctctcttccTTTCAATTTGTTGTTATATTTCACTAATGTATGCAAGActtccacggtatgaacagtggttacaaaaccagccacaactcaccCCTCAGCAAGAGTGACCGtccactattgaccaatcaacagacagcagtgttcacagctccaccttttagtaccagatctgtgtgctaggtaacccaaaatggcaaaaatggggacggtacagaacagctccattggtaccatccacaactttttaaagtgtaaatggaaaaaattagtactgagctgaactgaacgTACCATACGGCTTAATGGAAACTGGGCTCTAAAGTTCATGCGGTTCTGAACACCTGTCTcatggggaaagtcctgtgttttgtgacagaTTCTCCGCCCCAACCTGCATCCCTACAGACTGCACTTGGATTTTTCTGGTCAGCGCATTGATCACTTGATTGCAGCCTTCaaaaatatgtgggttatgcaTGAATTACTGACATATGATTATATGGGATATGTAAGAATATGgctgcattacttttcataggaaaacgtacaaacagtttataaaagcagcatggtacaaaaaaacagttttaatctCAATAGCTAATTTCTCCacttatgacaactgtacaggagtgtatttttatataactttacatttaatttttattaaggcttaaagttatgaaTAATTAAGGAGAGACAGGTGGGTGCCCTCCGTTGACAAGTCCAATACAAGGTTGGCTAGCTTAACAATGGCATAACCCCAGATTCAGAGAGTAGGTGTAGCTGTAGCTGTCGccgtcagtgtgttttcagttcaggagagttaactgtaacattttggttgcattaaaaaaaaattgtcggGGCATAGGTggtttagtggtagagcaggcgccccatgtacaaggctgtggAATGAGGGTGGTGGAGGATGTTAGGGCGTTGAGTAAGGGGATGTTGGAAGTTAGAAAGAAAAGTTGTATTAGAGGTGATCTGTTGATTTACAAAGAGAAgtctgtgcttttatttttctctcaacTAGACGACTATTTTAAACACCGGTATTAGTCAGGGCTCTCCTCCGCTGGTTATAATTTTGTCAGAATGAGTCATCAATGAGATAatagatcatatttctcctgtgcTAGCCATCGCACtcatttttaataacttttgaagACAGACTTGTCAAGATTGTCCTAATAAGACAATACAAAGACTCACACAAAAgtatccctctcaatcatcagtAATGACCCCTGagcagtgtgtggcagtgtctgtgtctgccgagaacctgccctctgcctgtccttccttattttcttcttaattTGGTTTGTTGGGATGTTTCTGGGTGTCAATCTTTTGGTAGTGGCGTGTAACCTCCAGCTAATAGCAGCGCAAGGTCAGAACTCTTTAAAATAGCGACCAGGTTACATTGCTGTCTCGGTCTCTTTCCTCTGCTCTGTGCATGCAAGCTGCaggtctctgtgtctgtttgattGAGGGCATTTTACactttttaaaagcttttaacAAGAAAGGCTTTTAATTCCCATGCAATGtaagtttttgtttcttttcataCACATGTGACTTGTttgttatgtttatgtttgtatTCCTTCTGACTGCATGCTTGCTTCCTgtgaaataatttttttaacTGATGAAAATTGCTATCAttactatccatccatctattttcaactgcttatctgaGGCTGGGTCGTGGGGACAGCAGGCTCCCTTTCCCCAGCAACCCTAACCCTAGggtttcctaaccctaaccccccgaggcattcccaggccagatgagatatataatccctctagcatgttctgggtctgccccagggcttcctaccagttggacatgtgtggaacacctctaacaggaggcacccaggaggcatcctgatcagatgcccaaaccacctcaactgacccctttcgatgcaaaGGGGTAGCGGCTCTattccgagctccctctgggtgtctgagctccttaccctatctctaaggctgagcccagccactcttctaaggaaactcattttggccacttgtatccacaacttcattctttcagtcactacccagaggtCATGATCATAGGTGAGGTTTGGggcgtagatggaccagtaattCGCcatccggctcagctccctcttcaccacaatggtctGCCGATCCATTTCATACTCACACGCAATACCCCGTTTTCTGGCACAGAACCATGGCTTCAGACTTGGAGGAGTAATAATAcatccaagtctgaggccatggaggTATTATCactatgataataataataaggccAGCTGCACAGCCAGGTGTTTGTTTTATAGCACGATGTGACAGCCTCAAGTAGTTTATTGGTTTTATAAATATACCAGCACATCATCTGTGAATATCATTAGGTGATTTGTTCTCCTCTAAAAATGTCATTGGTGCACGGCCCCTGCCTGACACCCCTGTAAAGTGTGAAACATGGTGACGTTACAGTATGTAAGCTTTTGACTGTGACTGTGGCCACTAGGCTGCAtataaaaaaactgaataagTCAGTAATCAAATAAAGCACAAACACATACTAATTATAATTTAAAGCTTCAATAAATGTTGTAATGCCAACCGTGATTATTTTTCAATGCTGTTACTCAAGCTGCAGTTCAACATAAGAAAGTCTTGACACACTGTCTAGACATAAAAATCTAGTGTCATGAGTGTCAGTCTCTAAATGATGCTATTTATCTTCACGCATTAATCATTGTAATTTAACAGGTATAATCTTTCGAAGTCAAACGTTCTGCAGATTTATAGCTGAGATGACACACATTTGTCATTGCTTTGCATCTACAAAGCGATATTTAATGGCATTTGTAAAGCACAAGGGAGatgaaacaacacacacacacacacacacacacacacaaacagaaggtGATAAGGCAGACGAATCACCAACACACCCACAGTTTGGACTGAGTCAGAGAAACAAAGGGCCCAGAGGCCATTTTGacttctgtttgtttcttctctctctctgttatcTGTTTCAACAACTTGGACCAGACGCTATTAACTTCCATCATGGCTGGGCCTTCAAACTTTATATATCTTCAAATAaaaatgcctctgttgcaatgATAAGCTGCAAATCTCTTAGCAGTTCGCAAATGTTCGTACTGTtcagcaattttttttaaatgaagtagttgagttttattttatttctcttttgtatcacacacacagctaaagAAATGAACTATCAACTAAAAAGCAACAATATGTGATCATTTTTGTAGGAGATGACTAGATGCAGTCAACAAATAGAAAACATCAGCCCAGTTTCAGGTCTTGTGATACAGAAACAATCTACCGTGCATTGTTCCTTAACTGGCAATAATACCCGGATTTAAGTGTAAAGTTCATCCTGTGGGTGGCGTTAGAGGAAAGTCATGAAAAGTGTTTGGCATTCTGGTAAGGTAGGGGTTTGAGATGTTGGTCATTGCAGTGTCAACAGCTTGAGTCTGACTGGGGAAGTTTGTTATACgtcatcctctctctgtctccactcaTTTCCTGTCTGTCGCTGCAGTCTAACTATAAAGGTCAAAAAGGTGTGTGTAACATCAGGGGTAATCTCTTTTGGGAATATTTTGCCTCATGGTGGCCCTAGAGTAGCATCGTAAGATACTTTGTCACGAACTTAAGTGTTGATCTGGTGAAAATTTGGACCTGATGGTCGTGCTTGTAAAAAGGTCATTGGGTTCACCATCATCATTGGGAATCGTCATCAGGGGGACATGAATATCCAAACATAAGTCACGGAAATCTGGCCAGTAggtgttcagtgtttggttggaAGAGTTGTTAGATGGAACATTAACTGCAATTGTAACCTGGTCGCAAGCTTGACAAAAATCTTAGTATTGTCTTCAGGAAGACTAATCACAAATGGAAAAACACTGGATGACACTTAAACCAAACAGCAGTCACAAAGGGTTGTATTTTATAATAATTAACACACATTTATAATCATGACAAGAACAGAATCAAAAGAGTTGTACTTCAAActtttttattacaaaatataaatggcaaaaaaagcattttcttcTTTTGCTAAAACAATGTTATTGGTGTCAGACATAAATGTTTATGGTGAAATAAAGCTCTTTTTTAacgtttctttttttgtagGTTAGCATGCTACAGGTGATACAGTACAGGTGATAGTGCTCCCGCTCaaactaaaggggacagaaAAGAGGATGAAAGAAAGGTGAGCGCTGACAGATTGTATGGAAAACAAATCGATGTGACGTGTTTCGTGGTTTCTTCCACCTCGGATATGTTCTCAAACATGCCATCACATTCAGAGAAGAGTTTAAAAtctggagggggggggggggggggttttcTGCCTCATGACTTCAGTCTGCAGATCTTTACTAGTTTTTTCTATTATTTCAAGGATTCATTACGGGCTAACTGCGGCTTGAGTCATCACTTCAACTAGCCGAATGCCACCTTCATTTGGCCGGTTATGTATAGAATTAGAAACTAGGTTTGAACATTGTTTGGTGTCGTCAAGAAACCCTTCCTGAGAAGGGTCTTTTGTGCTTTAGTTACCCCTTTAGTAGTGTACAAAATTACAGTTTACATGAACTAATCTGAGGGAGTGGGgggtaaacaaaacaaacaaaaaaaaggttacGATTTCTGTGATGTGATAGAGGTCAAAGTTTGCCCTAGTTTTTCTCCCCATTACATTATGTGGGAAAATGTGGAGAAATGTCCACTTGACACTTGTCACATTAAGTTATCTGATGACTGATTAACTTCTAATATCTTTGAAAGTTAATACACAGCATCAATTCAGTTGTGTGGTGGGTACAAGCCAAACACCCATAATGCACCTTACATTAAACTTGCTTAGTTGCAGGTGCTAACAAGTAGCCTGTAAAGTGGGTACATTTCATGAACATCATTGCAATGTTCCACAAAATCAGATCACCCAATttgctgaaaacaaaaacaaatattaagcCCACTggattcatttattttggtaATGTGTCATCTGTCATTTTCACTTCAAGCATCAAAACATTTGATCAAATCATGATTTCCAAAGCAAATCTTTCCAAATGTTAAGGTGTGAAATCCAGGACAGGCTCTCTTCCAAAAGTCCAGTTTGTGTGAGGAGGGTGAGGGTGGGGGTGAAGTCAGAAGGGGGATTGAGGGGAGGGAGGTGTCTGAGAAGTCTCTTTCCATATTTTCCAACAAAGTCTTTAAATAAcactttaatttacattttactcGCGAATGCTTTGATGCGTATATTGGCACCATCTGTGCGTAAAATGATGTGGAGAGAAAGGCAGGCGCACAAACAACAACTAATGTCAGAGGTCTTGAATACTTAGACAGCGCTGACGGCTGTTTTAATGAGGCATTTTTAAATTAGAAAAATAGAGCTTTACTTCCCGACCTCGTCGAGAACTTTGCGGTTGAGCTGAGCCTGCTCCCTCTGGCTCTCCATCTTGGCCATCTGGATCATATTCCTCAGCAGGTGGAAGGTGAGGTCGATGGACAGCGGCGACTCTTCGCTCCGTTTCAACAGCTGCGCCGCCGTCCTCATCGCCTCagcttcagtctcctcttctgGCGTGAGCAGGTGCAGAGGGTCCAGGTTTCTTTTTTGGAGATACCTCAGGATGTTGTCGCCCAGTAGGTCTGAGGCGGTGCTGTCCTCGGCGGCGGCCGCTCTGAGGAGCACATCGTCAAGTTGCTGCGTCTGGAGGCGACCGCTGTCATCCAGCCAGCCGGGGAGGATGCGCGGTCTGCCGGCGGCGGGGCGGAGGTGCGATGAGAGGAGGACcgaagagaggagcaggagcagggaGACTGGCTTCATGTCCTGCAGGCAGATGTATTTAATGAGATGACATTGAGACATCTCAGGACAGATCATCAGGAAAACCAAACTCACAGCAAACATGATTTCTGTTGCGCACTTATTTAGTTTTTCAGACAAATGTTTGCAGCACATTTACTGTTTTATGCACGAGAATAAATTGAAATGCTTTATGTTAAGATTGAGATGCCTGTAAGAAAGAAGTAAGgaatttaaatttatttgtatTGAGATTCACTAAATCTGCAAAATTCAACACAGGCCCTAAAGATGATCATTTTAAAACTATATGATGTTATCTTGTACATTTCATGTCAGTCAGGCACTTTCCTAcaagaaaaaagaagcaaataaaacatttaaatttttttttacaggattAAACTTGACAAAAAGCATGCACATAAGTCCAAGAGAATAAAAGTACAAGTATAGGATATCTGAAAAGGTCACAAGATGATCTGCCTGCACTGCTTCCTTCTACCTGTCATGTTCTCTTTTGCAGAAATGCGTCCATTCTACAAAACTTTAACCTAACACAAAGAGTGAATGAGAGCTGCAATACTCACTTTGTTTTCTCCAGATGCTGCAGCTGAACTTTGTGGTCGGCCGGTGGGATCTCAGGTCGGAGCCGAGTCTGGAAAGTCCTTGTGAGCGGCGACTGGAGAGGACGGAGGGTTTTATACATCCAGCCTGCTCCTTTGACGTCAATGCAAGCACACAGACCGGTTTGGAAACTGGACAACTATCGAGACGACGAGGCAATATAGTCCCGAGGGACAGCTGGGGATGCTGTGATCGGCAGGAAAtaaataatgcatttttttttttacaggtttatTTCCTATCTATGAGGGACCTCCCAGGGGTGCAAGAGGAGGATGCAGGGGCCTTAGGCGGGGCTGGAGGGGGTCTTGAGGAGGGGGGTGTCTGATGTTGGGCATTTCTTGAGAAAGTTTCAAGGGTTCTTCAAGTTTGAACACcagcaataaaatgtttttactcAACTTTATGTGCCCTTTTGTTATTGGATATGGATATGCCAAATAACTTGTGTATTTCTGCTCTTTtcttacatcatgtttttattttgattgtttttattagGTGAATGAATAGtttgtgtgatttatttttgcAAACTTGTACCAAATAGCTTCACTAAAGACTAGCAAGgtcatttgaatttgaattgaaCCGAATTGAATGCAACATAACATCAACATAtggcgttttgtttttttgaaaaacGAAAAAGACGACCTTAATTAGGTGTAATTAAAGTGGTAAATTAAAGGGgtagttcaccccaaaatcaaaaatacatattttccttctTACTTGTTGTACTATTTATCGGTCTAgtttgttctggtgtgagttaCCGAGTGTTGAAGATAATGGCCATGTGACATCTGTCTTCTCTTAAATATAAGGAACTCGATGGCACTCAGTAAATAtgtctgaaaaactcaacagcagtgtgtctctctccagaaatcatgacccagttactgaagataatccacagaccttgttgggagaagtttcatgtaggaactattttattttctgctgaACTACACCGACCAACCAAATCACTGCGCagagtgacatgttgctgttgcgTTTTacggatgatttttttttaagatatctctatttgagcaccacaagtgtCATCTATTTCCATCATATTAGAGAGATGGCAGACAGCTCTATagccgatatctccagcactacacaactcacaccaaaaaaatctagattaataaatagtaCAACAAGTAAgagtaaaaaatatgtttttttgattttgggctgaactgtccctttaagaattAAAGGTCGTTGCCATAGATCCTGAAAAGCCAAAGTGATGCAACAAGTGAAAAACACAATAAACCAGTATTTACATTCTTTTCACATCAATATGAACtaatttaagtttaatttttgaCCAGATGCCCTATTTACTGAAAGCCGATCTTAGCATTTCTAAGCAACCACGCAATCAGGTAACTTTTCCAAACACTGCTGTgaacaaaaagatgaaaaatcCCTTTAAAGTTAGAATGAGTGAGTCTGAAtgagctgtccatggtgctgaactGCTGTTGAAAGCCTGCAACTGAACTCATCAgacatgtaacacacacagtgttaagTTATATGTATCATATGTGGATTAGACCAGCGTTTCTGGGGTGTTTACAAACGTTTTGGCCAAAATGATTCCATAAAAGACAAATAACCTCCCAGGAAGCAACAAGGGTAAAATGTAGCTGCTGATTTAGAGATGAATATAGTGCACTCTCTGCTCTGTATGAGGCAAAGAGATAATATTAGTTAAAATATCCAGACTTCTGCTGACACGTCTGCTAAATTTAAAACCTTTTTGATAATCTTAAATGAgagttttctatattttttagTTACTTGTTTGAAGTTGACAGGGCTCAGTTGGGGAAAAAGCGGATGTCACATATAAGTTTGTGCACTAGTGTATTTAGATCCAAATTATTGGctcatttatatagcacttttctagtcATAGCAACCACTCAAGCACTTTGCAACAACAGAGCACAAGCACCCATTCATAcgctggtggccaaggctatcATACAAGATGCCACCTACATGCACACTCAAGAACCAGCAGCACATCGGACGCATTTTGGTGATTAGTATGTTACCCGAGGACACTTCCAAGGACACTTAAACGGCAAGCATGATATCCTTAAAGTAAATTCTCATATCTAACATCAGAtgtagtttattttgttgtcatttgttGGTTTATAGTTTATTACTTTTGTTTATGCATATTTGGATTCGGACATTTAAAGACTATCATAAATTATACAATCTGTACATCAACACTGGCCAATAGTTGTTTCTCAGCAGAAAACATTCATGCCATTACTGGTGTACACTCAGTGTCCTGCTCTAACGACTTTAACCGAAACACAGTGTCAGCTCCATCATGCCACGTGTTCATTTGGCAGTACTAACAAGACTACTGTACTGTGTCTTCATTAAAGTACCACAGtgtgattttaaaaacacagcgAGCCTTGGTGCTGAATCAAAAATGGATTCCAGGGGAGGGCTCTTATCCCTCAGGAGGGAAGAGGCTATTTGGCAGGTTTTCAATGGATTCCTCAGTAATGTTCTGCTTTTTTCCCTTGATTACAGctcaagtgtgtttttgtgttaaaaaaaatgtgtgcagTTAATTTGGTTGACAGCCCAGCTCAGCAGCCTCCACATCTCCCAACAAACAAACCCCACCCAGCAGTTGGCCACAAAAGTTAGCGAGGTCAAACACACCATTGAGATCACCTCATGGAAAACTTTATTGGCTAATACACCAGAGACAGCCTTTGTTAttaaaatgtgcacattttgagTATAAAGATTCCATGTACATTGAATAATGAAGAAAAATTTGACACTTCAGCAATGATTGTCGGTACACCAATGAAGTCATGGGTCTATTTTATTGTTTAGTGCCATGCAGTTTAACAGAAAATGATTCAGTGACACGGACTGTTTAAAAGAGTAGTTTGATAGTTTATTTCAAGATTAATAGCGCtctcaagtctgttttttttttttttgtttgttttggtttgtatcTTTggatctgtgttttgttttatggttAGGTGGCTGCGGGTGTGTTGATAGGTTGGTATATATCCTGGAGTATGATTTATTTGTGTGAGGCTTATGTATAGATATTGTGCTGTCCAATGAGCcggaatgtttgttttgttgtatttaatgTGTCTGTATAATCCCATGTGGGATGGGTCATGTAAATGTCCagatatgaaaataaaatattcattcattcattccatcattcattcattcattgtacaGAAAATATGAAGCTAGATttagcagccagttagcttagcttagcacaaagagaAAAAGGGGAAGCATTTCACTTGGCTCAGTCCACACAGTTACCAAAATCAGTCTACGAGCACCTTtaaagctcactgattaacaCTTGATATCctttctcatttgtttaatccatacaaaaaaaataactgcagttttACAGGGTCatggactatttcttggccaaGCACAGTTGCCAAGCAACCAGCAGAGACCCCAGGAATTTGCTGCACCCGGTCAGGAGAGGTATGCTGCGTTCCATTTACCTTGGAAGTCGGACATCAGAGCTGGGAATGATGTCACACCAGAGGTTGGAGTTAGGAATGACTTCACACAAGTTGACCACGTCCCTGTACAATAAGTCAGAAAACTAATGTTGTTCGCAATACCAGTTCTAACCAGTTTAGCCATTGTTAGCTATACCAGTTGATAACAACAGATTACGCTGTATTTTGCGCATGAAAACACTGTGGCAACATGTCCATAGAAAGAAGTTGGACAGGACTGTGTGTGCAACTGATgtaatgagacacaaaaactacaaaagtaCTAACCAACAACTTTCACAACTGTTGACGCTtggagcagccatcttggattttgaggtcAGAGTTGGTGAGATTCCTCCGTCTTTCCAAGTCAGAAATCCGACTGGCATTCCAGTCAAAATTTCCAAGTGGGATCTAAGAAATTCTGACTTCCCAGTGCAAATGAAACACACCAACAGCCCAGCAAATGATACTACAAAACAGCAACTTgatgtttttacactttggtttttgtaaagATTAAACAAACTAGATGTCACATACAAATCAGTGAGCTTTGAAGGTGCTGTTTGGCAGATCATATTAATGTTGGACAGAGTCAGGCTAACCGTTTCCACCTATTTCCGGTCTgtgtgctaaactaagctaatcGGCTGCAGCCTTGTATTTATCATACAGATACGAGCATGGTATCATTTGTTAGCAAGAAAGCTAATAAGtgcattttcaaaaatgtcaaactatttttttaacatcaggTTTTGTTGTGACTCCTTCAGCATTGAAGAGCAAGCGcagagacatgtttttttttttttttaaacccaacaACTGATGCTTGTTACTTCACTCACTGAAGCCTCAAAAGACCAGAATGCATTGCCACTTTTGCATTGCTCACTTTCTGGCCATTCATAGCAGAAGTCTAAACAGGTTTCTTGCCCTTTCCTGAGGGTTGTTGTTGGGAAATGTAGAAAAACAGTTGCTAAAGTAGAAGTGCATAGATGAAGTGGTAAAGACATGAGAGTACACCAAATATGCTAATTACAATACATTATTGTGGAATGCATATTTTGGAATGTActgaaaattaataataaaagagTGGGGTATGAAAACGAGAACCAGAGGGGAACATTTCCTTCTTCATAAAACTAAACATGATGCTATTAACCTGTAACAAATGATCCTTTAACATGATTTCAAGTAAGTAACAATACATTAAAAGATAAGAAAAGTTTCCTTTGCAACCAGTGAGTGttaatgtatgaatgtgtgcgCGTATGTGTGGCTACACCGTGGCACCACTGCCAGATCCCATTTCCATAAATAACAAACTT includes:
- the uts1 gene encoding urotensin 1, whose product is MKPVSLLLLLSSVLLSSHLRPAAGRPRILPGWLDDSGRLQTQQLDDVLLRAAAAEDSTASDLLGDNILRYLQKRNLDPLHLLTPEEETEAEAMRTAAQLLKRSEESPLSIDLTFHLLRNMIQMAKMESQREQAQLNRKVLDEVGK